The proteins below are encoded in one region of Mycobacterium shinjukuense:
- a CDS encoding acyl-CoA dehydrogenase family protein — protein sequence MSDYGSEAVDRLPFCTPEKAQRYHTDNFRGAVGLNWYITDPTVRFIMAYYLRPDELAVVEPHLARIGELMGGPVARWADETDRNPPRLERYDRWGHDISQVVMPASFTRSKRAALHAQRELRQHARAAGVRSSLPLFAANYLLNQADIGMGCALGTGGDMVESLVARYAPADVRDHVLAKFESGEWDGETAQLLTERTGGSDLGALETTATRRGDAWLLNGLKWFVSNCAGEAFVVLAKPEGAPDTTRGVATFLVLRTRRDGSRNGVRIRRLKDKLGTRSVASGEVEFVDAEAFLLSGEPSADAGPADGKGLGRMMELTNAARLGIALFALGNARRALVESLCYARQRHAFGGALIDKPLMRRKLAELIVDVEAAQALVFDGTGATNHRQPRGLRQRIAVPVTKLKVCRLGITAASDAIEIHGGNGYIETWPVARLLRDAQVNTIWEGPDNILCLDVRRGIEQAHAHETLLARLRDAVSVSDDTGDGGATTRLVARRVEDLDAAITAWAKLDPEVAEARLFPLARFMGDVYAGALLIEQAAWERETRGADRKALVARLYARRYLADRGPLRGIDDESEEALERFDELVAGAFTAEQT from the coding sequence ATGAGCGACTACGGCTCGGAGGCCGTGGACCGGCTGCCGTTCTGCACTCCGGAAAAGGCGCAGCGCTACCACACGGACAACTTCCGCGGCGCCGTGGGACTCAATTGGTACATCACCGATCCCACCGTGCGGTTCATCATGGCCTACTACCTGCGGCCCGACGAGCTGGCCGTCGTCGAGCCCCACCTGGCGCGCATCGGTGAGCTGATGGGCGGCCCGGTTGCACGGTGGGCCGACGAAACCGACCGCAACCCGCCGCGGCTGGAACGCTACGACCGCTGGGGACACGACATCAGCCAGGTGGTGATGCCGGCATCGTTCACCCGATCCAAGCGCGCGGCGCTGCACGCCCAACGGGAGTTGCGGCAGCACGCGCGCGCCGCCGGAGTGCGTTCGTCGCTGCCGCTATTCGCGGCCAACTACCTGCTCAACCAGGCCGATATCGGGATGGGCTGCGCGCTGGGCACCGGTGGCGACATGGTCGAATCGCTGGTGGCCCGCTACGCGCCGGCCGACGTCCGTGACCACGTGCTGGCCAAGTTCGAATCCGGCGAGTGGGACGGTGAAACGGCGCAGCTGCTGACCGAACGTACCGGCGGCTCCGACCTGGGAGCGCTGGAAACGACGGCAACCCGCCGCGGTGATGCCTGGCTGCTGAACGGCTTGAAGTGGTTTGTGTCCAACTGCGCCGGGGAGGCGTTCGTCGTCCTGGCCAAACCCGAGGGCGCTCCCGACACGACCCGCGGCGTGGCGACCTTCCTGGTGCTGCGCACCCGTCGTGACGGCTCCCGCAACGGGGTGCGGATCCGCCGCCTGAAGGACAAGCTGGGCACCCGCTCGGTCGCCTCCGGCGAGGTCGAGTTCGTCGACGCCGAGGCCTTCCTGCTGTCAGGGGAACCTTCCGCAGACGCCGGCCCCGCCGACGGCAAGGGGCTGGGCCGGATGATGGAGCTGACCAACGCCGCGCGGCTGGGCATCGCCTTGTTCGCCCTCGGCAACGCACGCCGGGCCCTGGTCGAGTCGCTCTGCTACGCCCGACAGCGCCACGCCTTCGGTGGCGCGCTGATCGACAAGCCGCTCATGCGCCGCAAGCTGGCCGAGCTGATCGTCGACGTCGAAGCCGCCCAGGCGCTGGTGTTCGACGGTACCGGCGCCACCAACCACCGCCAGCCCCGCGGCCTGCGACAGCGCATCGCGGTGCCGGTGACCAAGCTCAAGGTCTGCCGGCTCGGGATCACCGCGGCCTCGGACGCCATCGAGATCCACGGCGGCAATGGCTACATCGAGACCTGGCCGGTGGCCCGGCTGCTGCGCGACGCGCAGGTGAACACCATCTGGGAGGGCCCCGACAACATCCTGTGCCTGGACGTGCGGCGCGGGATCGAGCAGGCACACGCCCACGAGACGCTGTTGGCGCGGCTGCGCGACGCGGTGTCGGTGTCCGACGACACCGGGGATGGCGGGGCGACCACCCGGCTGGTGGCCCGCCGCGTCGAGGACCTCGACGCGGCGATCACCGCGTGGGCCAAACTCGACCCCGAGGTGGCCGAGGCGCGGCTGTTCCCGCTGGCCCGGTTCATGGGCGACGTCTACGCCGGCGCGTTGCTCATCGAGCAGGCCGCCTGGGAGCGGGAAACCCGGGGCGCCGACCGCAAGGCGCTGGTCGCCCGACTATACGCACGGCGGTACCTGGCCGATCGCGGGCCGCTGCGCGGCATCGACGACGAGTCCGAGGAGGCCCTCGAACGTTTCGACGAACTCGTGGCGGGCGCGTTCACCGCCGAGCAGACGTAA
- a CDS encoding acyl-CoA carboxylase subunit beta — MTVTEPTTGPATTVHTTAEKLAELRERLELAQEPGGEKAAAKRDKKGIPSARARIHELVDPGTFLEIGALCRTPGDPGALYGDGVVTGHGLINGRPVGVFSHDQTVFGGTVGEMFGRKVARLMEWCAMVGCPIVGINDSGGARIQDAVTSLAWYAELGRRHELLSGLVPQISIILGKCAGGAVYSPIQTDLVVAVRDQGYMFVTGPDVIKDVTGEEVSLDELGGADHQASYGNIHQVVESEAAAFAYVRDFLSFLPSNCFDDPPIVNPGLEPEITPHDLELDSIVPDSDNMAYDMHEILLRIFDDGDFLDVAAQAGQAIITGYARVDGRTVGVVANQPMHMSGAIDNEASDKAARFIRFNDAFDIPLVFVVDTPGFLPGVAQEKNGIIKRGGRFLYAVVEADVPKVTITIRKSYGGAYAVMGSKQLTADLNFAWPTARIAVIGADGAAQLLMKRFPDPSAPEAQAIRKSFVENYNLNMAIPWIAAERGFIDAVIDPHETRLLLRKSMHLLRDKQLWWRVGRKHGLIPV; from the coding sequence GTGACAGTCACCGAGCCAACCACGGGGCCGGCCACCACCGTCCACACCACCGCCGAGAAGCTGGCCGAGCTGCGTGAGCGGCTGGAGTTGGCCCAGGAGCCCGGCGGCGAGAAGGCCGCCGCCAAACGTGACAAGAAGGGCATCCCCAGCGCCCGCGCCCGCATCCACGAGCTGGTCGATCCGGGCACCTTCCTGGAGATCGGGGCGCTGTGCCGCACCCCCGGCGATCCGGGCGCGCTCTACGGCGACGGGGTGGTCACCGGTCACGGCCTGATCAACGGCCGGCCGGTCGGGGTGTTCTCGCACGACCAAACGGTGTTCGGCGGCACGGTCGGGGAGATGTTTGGCCGCAAGGTGGCCCGGCTGATGGAGTGGTGTGCGATGGTCGGCTGCCCGATCGTCGGGATCAACGACTCGGGCGGCGCCCGCATCCAGGACGCGGTGACGTCGCTGGCGTGGTACGCCGAGCTGGGGCGCCGCCACGAGCTGCTGAGCGGGCTGGTGCCGCAGATCTCCATCATTTTGGGCAAATGCGCTGGAGGAGCGGTGTATTCGCCAATCCAGACGGACCTGGTGGTCGCGGTGCGCGACCAGGGCTACATGTTCGTCACCGGTCCCGACGTCATCAAGGACGTCACCGGCGAGGAGGTCAGCCTGGACGAGCTGGGCGGGGCCGACCACCAGGCGAGCTACGGCAACATCCATCAGGTGGTGGAGTCCGAGGCCGCCGCGTTCGCCTACGTGCGCGACTTCCTGTCGTTTCTGCCGTCCAACTGCTTCGACGATCCGCCGATCGTCAACCCCGGGCTGGAGCCCGAGATTACCCCGCACGACCTGGAACTCGACTCGATCGTGCCGGACTCCGACAACATGGCCTACGACATGCACGAGATCCTGCTGCGGATCTTCGACGACGGCGACTTCCTCGACGTCGCCGCGCAGGCCGGGCAGGCCATCATCACCGGCTACGCCCGGGTCGACGGCCGCACCGTCGGCGTGGTGGCCAACCAGCCCATGCACATGTCCGGGGCGATCGACAACGAAGCGTCCGACAAGGCGGCGCGGTTCATCCGGTTCAACGACGCGTTCGACATCCCGCTGGTGTTCGTGGTGGACACGCCCGGTTTCCTGCCCGGTGTGGCCCAGGAGAAGAACGGGATCATCAAGCGCGGCGGGCGGTTCCTGTACGCGGTGGTGGAAGCCGACGTGCCGAAGGTGACGATCACGATCCGCAAGTCCTACGGCGGCGCCTACGCGGTGATGGGGTCCAAGCAGTTGACCGCCGACCTGAACTTCGCCTGGCCGACCGCGCGGATCGCGGTGATCGGCGCCGACGGCGCCGCGCAGCTGCTGATGAAGCGGTTCCCCGACCCGAGCGCGCCGGAGGCGCAGGCGATCCGCAAGAGCTTCGTGGAGAACTACAACCTCAACATGGCGATCCCGTGGATCGCCGCCGAGCGCGGGTTCATCGACGCGGTCATCGACCCGCATGAGACCCGGCTGCTGCTGCGCAAGTCCATGCATCTGCTGCGGGACAAGCAGCTGTGGTGGCGGGTCGGACGCAAGCACGGCCTGATCCCGGTTTAG
- a CDS encoding arylsulfotransferase family protein codes for MTTEFRISRRQLGMLAGTVLTATACGWRDSKSATPQASAVSARSLGYTVNVNRPGGAPGYVFFVSGTTAANPGVGSRPAVLVVADKAGNVVWQRELPAGQTAGNLRVQSYQGKPVLTWWQGLKRGSHGLGASYIADAHYNVIATLTPGSALSSDIHEFRLTSDGRALITCYQEVSADLTALGGPNDGRIYNCIAAVVDVATKKTLFLWDARSHVPVSDSPAKYSAGQVLDPYHMNSIALDPAGNLVISMRAMSTVFNVDPRTGAINWQLGGKHSTFELGDGVEFGYQHDAEMPDADTLTLFDNHFEGNAGQTGGGPVPSSLKWIRLDRTARRATLLRAQTHPDKLSAGAMGNLQRRPGGNTFSGWGTAEHIAEFAPDGDLVYDATLAGGTYRAFLDEWTGDPVEPPQLTFTDHTAHAAWNGATAVRRWRLLHGPESTAMTTLSTVDWAGYDTAIPLSGSMDGYYQLQALDEGGAVINQTPPITR; via the coding sequence ATGACAACAGAATTCCGGATATCCCGGCGTCAGCTCGGGATGCTGGCGGGCACCGTGTTGACGGCCACCGCGTGCGGTTGGCGCGACAGCAAGTCGGCAACCCCGCAAGCATCCGCGGTCTCGGCGCGGTCATTGGGCTACACCGTCAACGTCAACCGGCCCGGGGGCGCGCCCGGCTACGTGTTCTTCGTCTCCGGGACCACGGCGGCCAATCCGGGCGTCGGCTCGCGGCCCGCGGTGCTCGTCGTCGCCGACAAGGCCGGAAACGTGGTGTGGCAACGCGAACTGCCCGCCGGCCAGACCGCCGGTAACCTCCGCGTCCAAAGCTACCAAGGCAAACCGGTGCTCACCTGGTGGCAGGGCCTCAAGCGAGGCAGTCACGGGCTGGGCGCCAGCTACATCGCCGACGCGCACTACAACGTGATCGCCACGCTGACACCCGGGTCAGCTCTGTCGTCGGACATTCATGAATTCCGGCTCACCTCCGACGGGCGCGCCCTGATCACCTGCTATCAGGAGGTCAGCGCCGACCTGACGGCCCTCGGCGGGCCCAACGACGGCAGGATTTACAACTGCATCGCCGCCGTGGTCGACGTGGCAACGAAAAAGACGCTGTTTCTGTGGGATGCGCGCAGTCACGTTCCAGTGAGCGACTCGCCGGCGAAATACAGCGCCGGACAGGTGCTCGACCCGTACCACATGAACTCGATCGCGCTGGACCCCGCGGGCAATCTGGTGATCAGCATGCGCGCGATGTCCACGGTCTTCAACGTCGACCCCCGCACCGGCGCGATCAACTGGCAACTCGGCGGGAAACACTCCACGTTCGAGCTGGGCGACGGCGTCGAATTCGGCTACCAGCATGACGCCGAGATGCCCGACGCCGACACGCTGACGTTGTTCGACAACCACTTCGAAGGCAACGCGGGGCAAACGGGCGGTGGACCGGTTCCCAGCAGTCTGAAATGGATCCGCCTGGACCGGACCGCCCGCCGGGCCACCCTGCTGCGGGCACAAACGCATCCCGACAAGCTCAGCGCCGGCGCCATGGGCAACCTGCAGCGGCGGCCGGGGGGCAACACCTTCTCCGGGTGGGGCACCGCCGAACACATCGCCGAGTTCGCGCCCGACGGCGACCTGGTCTATGACGCCACCCTGGCCGGGGGCACCTATCGCGCGTTTCTCGATGAGTGGACCGGCGATCCCGTCGAACCACCGCAACTGACCTTCACCGACCACACCGCCCACGCCGCCTGGAACGGCGCCACCGCGGTGCGCAGGTGGCGGCTGCTGCACGGCCCGGAAAGCACCGCCATGACAACGCTTTCCACCGTCGACTGGGCGGGATATGACACCGCGATCCCGCTTTCCGGAAGCATGGACGGCTACTACCAACTGCAGGCGCTCGACGAGGGCGGCGCCGTCATCAACCAGACACCGCCGATCACCCGTTAG
- the embB gene encoding arabinosyltransferase EmbB: MTVGANRRKSTPNRAILGAFASARKTSWVATMAGLIGFVLSMATPLLPVVQTTAMLNWPQQGRLASVTAPLISLTPVDLTASVPCGIVRALPPAGGVVLGTAPKQGKDANLQALFVVVSAQRVDVTDRNVVILSVSREQVTSPQCQRIEVTSTHAGTFATFVGLTDPSGAPLRSGFPDPNLRPQIVGVFTDLTGPAPPGLAVSATIDTRFSTRPTTLKLLAIIGAIVATVVALIALWRLDRLDGRRMRRLIPATWRTFTLADAVVIATFLLWHVIGANSSDDGYILGMARVADRAGYMSNYFRWFGSPEDPFGWYYNLLALMTHVSDASLWMRLPDLFAGLVCWLLLSREVLPRLGPAVAASRPATWAAAMVLLTAWMPFNNGLRPEGIIALGSLVTYVLIERSIRYSRLTPAALAIITAAFTLGVQPTGLIAVAALVAGGRPMLRILVRRHRLVGTLPLVAPLLAAGTIILTVVFADQTLRAVLEATRIRGKIGPSQAWYTENLRYYYLILPTVDGSLSRRFGFLITALCLFTAMFIMLRRKRIPGVARGPAWRLMGVIFATMFFLMFTPTKWVHHFGLFAAVGAAMAALTTVLVSPSVLRWSRNRMAFVAALLFMLALCWATTNGWWYVSSYGVPFNSAMPRIDGITVSTIFFTLFAIAAGYAAWLHFAPRGAGEGPLTRALTTAPVPIVAGFMAVVFVASMVAGIVRQYPTYSNGWSNLRAFVGGCGLADDVLVEPDPNAGFMTALPGDYGPLGPLGGSDPVGFTPNGVPEHTVAEAIVMKPNQPGTDYDWDAPTKLTTPGINGSTVPLPYQLDPARVPLAGTYTTGAQQQSRLASAWYLLPTPDHGHPLVVITAAGKIAGHSVLHGYTPGQTVALEYARPGPGALVPAGRVVPDDLYGEQPKAWRNLRFARDKMPADAVAVRVIAEDLSLTPEDWIAVTPPRVPDLRSLQEYVGSTQPVLLDWAVGLAFPCQQPMLHVNGVTEIPKFRITPDYSAKKLDTDTWQDGTNGGLLGITDLLLRAHVMATYLSRDWARDWGSLRKFDTLVDAPPARLQLGTATRSGWWSPGKIRIGP, encoded by the coding sequence GTGACCGTGGGCGCGAACAGACGCAAAAGCACCCCAAATCGGGCGATTTTGGGTGCTTTTGCGTCTGCTCGCAAGACGAGCTGGGTGGCGACCATGGCCGGGCTGATCGGCTTCGTGTTGTCGATGGCGACACCGCTGCTGCCGGTCGTGCAGACCACAGCCATGCTGAACTGGCCGCAGCAGGGCCGGCTGGCCAGTGTGACGGCGCCGTTGATCTCGTTGACTCCGGTCGACCTGACGGCCAGCGTGCCGTGCGGCATCGTGCGTGCCCTGCCACCCGCGGGCGGGGTGGTGCTGGGCACCGCACCCAAGCAGGGCAAGGACGCCAATTTGCAGGCGTTGTTCGTCGTCGTCAGCGCCCAGCGCGTGGACGTCACCGACCGCAACGTGGTGATCCTGTCCGTGTCGCGCGAGCAGGTGACGTCCCCGCAGTGTCAACGCATCGAGGTCACCTCCACCCACGCCGGAACCTTCGCCACCTTCGTCGGGCTCACGGACCCGTCGGGCGCGCCGCTGCGCAGCGGCTTCCCCGACCCCAACCTGCGCCCGCAGATCGTCGGGGTGTTCACCGACCTGACCGGGCCCGCGCCGCCCGGGCTGGCGGTCTCGGCGACCATCGACACCCGGTTCTCCACCCGGCCGACCACACTGAAACTGCTGGCGATCATCGGTGCGATCGTGGCCACCGTCGTTGCGCTGATCGCCTTGTGGCGCCTCGACCGGCTCGACGGGCGCCGGATGCGCCGGCTGATCCCGGCCACCTGGCGCACCTTCACCCTGGCCGACGCCGTGGTGATCGCCACGTTCCTGCTCTGGCATGTCATTGGTGCGAACTCGTCGGACGACGGCTACATCCTCGGCATGGCCCGGGTCGCCGACCGCGCCGGCTACATGTCCAACTACTTCCGCTGGTTCGGCAGCCCCGAGGACCCGTTCGGCTGGTACTACAACCTGCTGGCGCTGATGACCCACGTGAGCGACGCCAGCCTGTGGATGCGGTTGCCGGATCTGTTCGCCGGCCTGGTGTGCTGGCTGCTGCTCTCGCGTGAGGTGCTGCCCCGGCTGGGGCCGGCGGTGGCGGCCAGCAGGCCGGCCACCTGGGCGGCGGCCATGGTCCTGTTGACCGCGTGGATGCCGTTCAACAACGGACTTCGCCCCGAGGGCATCATCGCGTTGGGCTCGCTGGTCACCTACGTGCTGATCGAACGGTCGATACGGTACAGCCGACTCACGCCGGCGGCGCTGGCAATCATCACGGCCGCGTTCACGCTGGGTGTCCAACCCACCGGGCTGATCGCGGTGGCCGCGCTGGTGGCCGGTGGTCGCCCGATGCTGCGGATCCTGGTGCGCCGCCATCGCCTGGTGGGCACGTTGCCGTTGGTCGCCCCACTGCTGGCCGCCGGCACCATCATCCTCACCGTGGTGTTCGCCGACCAGACGCTGCGGGCGGTGTTGGAAGCCACCAGGATTCGCGGCAAGATCGGTCCCAGCCAGGCCTGGTACACCGAGAACCTGCGCTACTACTACCTCATCCTGCCCACCGTCGACGGTTCGCTGTCCCGCCGGTTCGGCTTCCTGATCACCGCGCTGTGCCTGTTCACCGCGATGTTTATCATGTTGCGGCGCAAGCGGATTCCTGGTGTGGCCCGCGGCCCGGCGTGGCGGCTGATGGGGGTCATCTTCGCCACCATGTTCTTCCTGATGTTCACCCCCACCAAGTGGGTGCACCACTTCGGGTTGTTCGCCGCGGTGGGGGCGGCGATGGCGGCGCTGACCACGGTGCTGGTATCCCCCTCGGTGCTGCGCTGGTCGCGCAACCGGATGGCGTTTGTGGCGGCGCTGTTGTTCATGCTGGCGTTGTGCTGGGCCACCACCAACGGCTGGTGGTATGTCTCCAGCTACGGCGTGCCGTTCAACAGCGCCATGCCGAGGATTGACGGAATCACGGTCAGCACAATCTTTTTCACGCTCTTCGCGATCGCCGCCGGCTATGCGGCCTGGTTGCACTTCGCGCCCCGCGGCGCGGGTGAGGGACCGTTGACCCGGGCGCTGACCACCGCGCCGGTACCGATCGTGGCCGGCTTCATGGCGGTGGTGTTCGTCGCGTCCATGGTGGCCGGGATCGTGCGACAGTACCCCACCTACTCCAACGGCTGGTCCAACCTGCGGGCCTTCGTCGGCGGTTGCGGCCTGGCCGACGACGTGCTCGTGGAACCGGACCCCAACGCCGGCTTCATGACCGCGTTGCCCGGCGACTACGGCCCGCTGGGACCGCTCGGTGGCAGCGACCCGGTCGGCTTCACGCCCAACGGGGTGCCCGAACACACCGTGGCCGAGGCGATCGTGATGAAGCCCAACCAGCCCGGCACCGACTACGACTGGGACGCGCCGACCAAGCTGACGACGCCGGGCATCAACGGTTCCACGGTGCCGCTGCCGTACCAGCTCGATCCCGCCCGGGTGCCGCTGGCCGGCACCTACACCACCGGCGCGCAGCAGCAAAGCCGCCTGGCATCGGCGTGGTACCTGCTGCCCACGCCGGACCACGGGCATCCGCTGGTGGTGATCACCGCGGCCGGCAAGATCGCCGGCCATAGCGTGTTGCACGGCTACACCCCCGGCCAGACGGTGGCGCTGGAATACGCCCGGCCGGGGCCGGGCGCGTTGGTGCCCGCCGGCCGGGTGGTGCCCGACGATCTGTACGGCGAGCAGCCCAAGGCGTGGCGCAATCTGCGATTTGCCCGCGACAAGATGCCCGCAGACGCCGTCGCGGTCCGGGTGATCGCCGAAGACCTGTCACTGACCCCGGAAGACTGGATCGCGGTCACCCCGCCGCGGGTGCCGGACCTGCGCTCCCTGCAGGAATACGTCGGCTCCACGCAGCCGGTGCTGCTGGACTGGGCGGTGGGTTTGGCCTTCCCGTGCCAACAGCCGATGCTGCACGTCAACGGCGTCACCGAGATCCCGAAATTCCGCATCACGCCGGACTATTCGGCCAAGAAGCTGGACACCGACACCTGGCAGGACGGCACCAACGGCGGCCTGCTCGGAATCACCGACCTGCTGCTGCGGGCCCACGTGATGGCCACCTACCTGTCCCGCGACTGGGCGCGCGACTGGGGGTCCCTGCGCAAGTTCGACACCCTGGTCGACGCTCCGCCCGCGCGGCTCCAACTGGGCACCGCGACCCGCAGCGGATGGTGGTCTCCGGGCAAGATCCGGATCGGTCCCTAA